One Punica granatum isolate Tunisia-2019 chromosome 3, ASM765513v2, whole genome shotgun sequence genomic window carries:
- the LOC116200094 gene encoding uncharacterized protein LOC116200094 isoform X4, with amino-acid sequence MNRRTAIYFFFCFVIIAFTGCLAEEQRPWIKAGYWYAGSESPIPDINSALFTHLICAFAAVNTSTFELSIPPSALQYFSTFTNITKLKNPSLVTLLSIWNGLSATNRSMLGLELSSSPLSSMVSDPSRRKSFIESSIRTARLYGFKGLDLFWVWPQTASDMIHMASLFDEWRAAVESEPRDPNEPKLILTMGVHYSPTCNSVNYPVEKLRKNFDWVHLVTYDYHLPMKEGVAGAPAALYDPRSDLNTDFGIKEWIRREFPVNKLVLGLPFHGYAWTLVGPGNDRIGAPASGLAVTRDGSMSYKYIKWYVRSYKASVVYDANYVTNYCSIGLIWIGFDDVEAIKAKVAYAREKGLTGFNVFQVINDDNWVLSHAGVFLLRRMSQSSSEVNASTAQNFEEDTPNLLRFSFGIIRAATDNFSDANKLGEGGYGPVFKGELPNGQVMAVKRLSESSIQGVEEFKNEVTLTARLQHVNLVRLLGFCTDRQEKMLIYEYLPNKNLDYYLFDPIRRRVFDWGKRVKIIEGVCQGLLYLQEYSNFTVIHRDLKGGNILLDAEMNPKISDFGMAKLFRKGKVEANTGRIVGTYGFVPPEYVQHGLYSMKYDVYSFGVVLLQIISSKRISNDNGPNEDWNLSEYAYELWKEGKEFEFIDPILDDSDSLFKTTRCLQVGLLCVQTNPVDRPSMVEVCSMLKSEASSTIPLPRRPAFSAKKDEFSESITPSNRDEVADPFVRQSEEAEGEGALTECWSMNYSNQAAARTNAAPVAVKGAYWPSWFADTLPPSAIETSLFTHIYFAFLSPSNETYKFEVSGSTAALLSNFTMSLSLKRPRVKTLISIGGGGDGPDLYSRMASSSSTRKAFIDSSIALARKFGFDGLDLDWEFPQNPGQMEDFGLLLKEWRAAVNHEARAARRPPLLLTAAVYFAADFFLDEVHRAYPARQISENLDWINAMCYDYHGSWDTSATGAQAAFFDPNSNISSSYGLGSWIRAGVPRKKIIMGLPLYGRTWELKDPNINGIGAAAVGLGPGDEGVLLYHQVVAFNKQNGAEVVYDKTTVSTYSYLGKSWIGYDDVTSTTAKIKLAQSLRLGGYFFWALSYDNNWTISTQASKAWPYGR; translated from the exons ATGAACCGCAGAACAGCCATctatttcttcttctgcttcgTCATCATCGCCTTCACCGGTTGTTTAGCAGAAGAACAGAGGCCATGGATCAAAGCAGGCTACTGGTATGCCGGCAGCGAGTCTCCGATCCCAGACATAAACTCTGCCCTCTTCACCCACCTTATTTGTGCCTTCGCCGCCGTAAATACTTCGACTTTCGAGCTCTCGATCCCACCCTCTGCCCTCCAATACTTCTCCACCTTCACCAACATCACCAAGCTCAAGAACCCCTCATTGGTTACCCTACTGTCGATATGGAATGGCCTGTCTGCGACTAATCGCTCCATGCTTGGCCTGGAGCTGAGCTCCTCCCCCCTGTCCTCAATGGTCTCTGACCCTTCCCGGCGAAAGTCCTTCATTGAGTCCTCCATCAGGACTGCTCGGCTCTACGGGTTTAAAGGTCTGGACTTGTTCTGGGTTTGGCCCCAGACAGCCTCGGACATGATCCACATGGCCTCCCTGTTCGATGAGTGGAGGGCTGCTGTGGAGTCTGAGCCGAGGGACCCGAACGAGCCGAAACTGATCCTCACGATGGGTGTGCACTACTCCCCGACCTGTAATTCCGTCAACTACCCGGTCGAGAAGTTGCGGAAGAATTTCGATTGGGTACATTTGGTAACTTATGACTATCACCTTCCTATGAAGGAAGGAGTCGCTGGAGCTCCTGCTGCTTTATACGACCCGAGAAGCGATCTCAACACTGACTTTGGAATTAAAGAATGGATTCGGAGAGAGTTTCCGGTCAACAAGCTGGTGCTCGGGCTGCCCTTCCATGGCTACGCGTGGACCCTTGTGGGTCCTGGAAATGACAGGATTGGTGCACCGGCCTCAGGCCTTGCGGTCACGCGGGATGGCTCAATGAGCTATAAGTACATCAAATGGTACGTTCGCAGCTATAAGGCTTCTGTGGTGTATGATGCCAACTATGTTACAAACTATTGCTCGATCGGGTTGATCTGGATCGGTTTTGATGATGTTGAGGCGATCAAAGCTAAGGTTGCTTATGCAAGGGAGAAGGGGCTGACAGGATTCAACGTGTTCCAGGTCATTAACGATGATAACTGGGTTCTGTCCCATGCCG GCGTCTTTCTCCTCAGGAGAATGAGTCAGTCGAGTTCAGAAGTTAACGCGTCAACTGCACAAAACTTTGAGGAGGATACTCCTAACCTGCTAAGGTTTAGCTTTGGAATCATCAGAGCAGCCACAGACAACTTCTCTGATGCAAATAAGCTTGGAGAGGGCGGTTATGGCCCCGTCTTCAAg GGAGAATTGCCAAACGGACAAGTAATGGCCGTAAAGAGGCTCTCTGAATCGTCTATACAAGGCGTTGAGGAGTTCAAGAATGAAGTAACCCTGACAGCAAGACTGCAACATGTGAACTTAGTCCGGCTCTTGGGATTCTGCACGGACAGACAAGAGAAGATGTTGATCTACGAGTACTTGCCTAACAAGAACTTGGACTATTACCTCTTCG ATCCGATTAGAAGGCGAGTTTTTGATTGGGGGAAAAGGGTTAAAATCATTGAAGGAGTTTGTCAGGGGCTTCTGTATCTGCAAGAGTACTCGAACTTCACTGTGATCCATCGAGATCTAAAGGGCGGCAACATCTTGCTAGATGCTGAAATGAACCCGAAAATATCAGACTTTGGGATGGCCAAGCTCTTCAGGAAAGGCAAGGTTGAAGCAAACACAGGTCGTATCGTTGGGACATA TGGCTTTGTTCCTCCGGAGTATGTACAACATGGTCTCTATTCGATGAAGTATGACGTTTATAGCTTTGGGGTCGTGCTCCTGCAGATTATCAGCAGCAAGAGGATTAGTAATGATAATGGTCCGAATGAAGATTGGAATCTTTCAGAATAC gCATATGAGCTGTGGAAAGAAGGCAAGGAATTCGAGTTCATCGATCCAATTCTTGATGACTCGGACTCTCTCTTTAAGACCACGAGATGCTTGCAAGTGGGGTTACTTTGTGTGCAAACAAACCCTGTGGACAGGCCATCAATGGTAGAAGTTTGCTCAATGCTCAAGAGTGAAGCCTCTTCGACGATTCCTCTTCCTAGAAGACCTGCATTTTCTGCCAAAAAAGATGAATTTTCTGAGAGCATTACTCCTTCAAACCGTGATGAAGTTGCAGACCCTTTTGTAAGACAATCTG AAGAAGCGGAAGGGGAAGGAGCTCTCACCGAATGCTGGTCTATGAATTATTCAAATCAAG CAGCTGCGAGAACCAACGCTGCTCCAGTGGCCGTCAAAGGCGCTTACTGGCCGTCGTGGTTCGCTGACACCCTCCCTCCTTCGGCCATCGAAACCTCCCTCTTCACTCACATCTACTTCGCCTTCCTCTCCCCGAGCAATGAAACTTACAAGTTCGAAGTTTCGGGTTCGACTGCTGCTCTGCTCTCGAACTTCACCATGTCCCTTAGCCTGAAAAGACCGCGGGTGAAAACTCTAATCTCAATCGGTGGGGGAGGCGATGGCCCAGACTTGTACTCTCGGATGGCATCGTCCAGCTCAACCCGGAAGGCCTTCATTGACTCGTCGATAGCACTCGCGAGAAAGTTCGGGTTTGACGGGCTCGACCTCGACTGGGAGTTCCCTCAAAACCCTGGGCAGATGGAAGACTTTGGGCTATTGCTGAAGGAGTGGCGAGCCGCCGTAAACCATGAGGCCCGGGCAGCGAGACGCCCTCCTCTCCTCCTCACGGCCGCTGTGTACTTCGCGGCGGACTTTTTCCTTGACGAGGTCCATCGGGCCTACCCTGCACGCCAGATCTCGGAAAATCTGGACTGGATCAATGCGATGTGCTATGACTATCACGGGTCATGGGACACCTCCGCTACCGGGGCCCAGGCAGCCTTCTTCGATCCGAACAGCAACATAAGCTCGAGCTACGGCCTTGGCTCTTGGATTCGTGCTGGTGTGCCccgcaagaagatcatcatgGGGCTTCCTCTATACGGCCGGACGTGGGAGCTGAAGGACCCAAACATTAACGGGATTGGCGCAGCAGCAGTTGGGCTGGGTCCTGGGGATGAAGGGGTCTTGCTATATCATCAAGTGGTGGCATTCAATAAGCAAAATGGAGCCGAAGTGGTCTATGACAAGACCACGGTCTCGACCTATTCTTATTTGGGCAAATCATGGATCGGATACGATGATGTAACATCTACTACGGCTAAGATCAAGCTTGCACAATCCCTCAGGCTTGGTGGTTATTTCTTCTGGGCGCTCAGTTACGATAATAACTGGACAATTTCGACGCAAG CCTCCAAAGCTTGGCCTTATGGCCGTTGA